The genomic window CGGCGCCGAGGGTGATGACGTCGTACCAGTCGCCGCCGACCGCCGCGTCGGTGCCGCCGGGCTGGTAGGTGGCGGCGAGCCGGAGGTCGTCGGGCTGTTCCAGCTGCTGCGGCAGCAGCGAGCGCTGGAGGGTGACGGCGGTCTCGTGGAGGCGGCCCTCGCTCTCCCTGAGCCTTTCCGCGGCCTGGACCTGGTCGGTGACGTCGGCGGCGAAGACCAGGACGCCGCGGCGTGCGGGGTCGGGGTCCTCGGCGTGCACGGGTGTGCAGGTGAAGGTGAAGTAGCCCTGACGGGTGAGCGTGCCGGCGTCGGCCCTGCTGACCTTGCGGGCTTTGACGGTGCGCGGGCGGCCGCTGCGGTGGACCTGGTCCATCAGCGGCAGCAGGCCGAGCTCGTCCAGTTCCGGCAGGGCCTCGCTGGCGGGGGCGCCGGTGGTGCGGGGCCCGAAGACCTCGGCGTAGGCGTCGTTGACGAAGCTGACGCGGTGGACGGGTCCGTGGGTGACCGCGATCAGTGCGGGCAGCTGGCTGAGCACGCCGGCGAGGTCGCCCAGCGTCCCGCCGATGGCGGAAAGTGCCTGGTCGCCGGCGTGCGGCGGGGGGCCCTTGCGGCCTCTGCCGGATGCGGGCGCCGGCCCTGGCGGGTCCGCGGGGGCGGTGCCGCCGCCCTGGGTGCCGCCGGCCGGTGCGGCGGCGTCGGCGGTCTTGCCGCGGGCCGCCGGGACGGCACCGCGTCGCTGTGTTCCGGGGAGCCGGGCGCTCCAACGCGTGAGGTTCAAACGTCCGATTCCTCGTATTTGTCACTCTTTGCAGGTGCTGCCGCACGGGTGGTCACCTGCCCAGTGTGGCCGACCGGGGGCCTGCGAGGGAATCGCACCGGGGCACGGCCGGTGCGCCGGGGGGTGCTCACGGCCGTGGCAGGCCGGGCTCACCGCCGCTTCCCGCCGCCTGTGCGAACTCGGCGCGCGGGTGCTCGAGGGAGCCCAGCGAGACGATCTCCCGCTTGAACAGCCCGGAAAGGATCCACTCCGCGAGGACCTTGGACTTGCGGTTCGCGGTCGGCATCCGGCTGAGGTGGTAGGCGCGGTGCACCAGCCAGGCCGGGTAGCCCTTGAACTCGCGCCCGTAGAGCAGGGCCACGCCCTCGTGCAGGCCGAGGGAGGCGACGGAGCCGACGTGCTTGTGCCGGTACTCGGTGAGCGGTTCGCCGCGCAGCTGTGCCACGACGTTCCCGGCGAGCACCTTGGCCTGGCGCACGGCGTGCTGGGCGTTGGGCGCGCACAGGGCCCCGTCGGCGTCGGCGGTGAGGTCCGGCACGGCCGCCGCGTCGCCGGCCGCCCAGACGCCGTCCCGGCCGGCGACCCGCAAGGTGGCCTCGGCGACCAGCCGTCCGCTGCCGTTCTGCGGCAGCCCGGTCGCGGCCAGCAGCGGTGCCGGCTTGACGCCCGCGGTCCACACCAGGGTCCTGGTCGGCAGCCGGGATCCGTCGGACAGGACGGCGATGCGGTGCTCGCACGATTCGAGCCGGGTCTCCAGCCGGATGTCGACATTGCGCCCGCGCAGCTCGCGGACCGCGTACCGGCCCAGCTCGTCACCGACCTCGGGCAGGATCCGGCCGGTCGCCTCGACCAGCACCCACTTCATGTCCTCGGCCCGGACGTTGTGGTAGTAGCGCAGGGCGTAGCGCGCCATGTTCTCCAGCTCGCCGAGCGCTTCCACCCCGGCGTATCCGCCGCCGACGAAGACGAAGGTCAGGGCGGCCTCGCGGACGTCGGCGTCGCGGGTGGAGGAGGCGATGTCGAGCTGTTCCAGTACGTGGTTGCGCAGCCCGATCGCCTCCTCGACGGTCTTGAAGCCGATGCCGTGCTCGGCCAGGCCCGGCACGGGCAGGATCCGGGAGACCGAGCCGGGGGCGATGACCAGCTGGTCGTACGCGATCTCGGTGGCGCCGCCGCCCTCCTCCTCGGTGGCGGGTGTGACGACGCTCGCGACCCGCTTGTCGTGGTCGATCGAGCGCACCTCGCCGACGACGATCCGGCAGCGGTCCAGGACGCGGCGCAGCGGCACGACGACGTGCCGCGGGGAGATCGATCCGGCGGCGGCCTCGGGGAGGAACGGCTGGTAGGTCATGTACGGCTGTGGCTCGACGACCACGATCTCCGCCTCACCGCGTTTCAGATGGAGCTTTCGCTGCAGCTGCAACGCCGTGTACATGCCGACATAACCACCGCCGACCACAAGAATGCGCGGTGTGCTTGCCTTGGCCATGGCCGCCGACTCCGTCGTCATTGCTCCATGACGCAATGGTCGGAGGCCGTTTGTCCACAGGTCGGACACCATGATTCACGGGAATCGGCGTCCCCGCGAGCCCGTAGCCCGCTCCCGTAACGGTCCATCAGCGGGCAAATGCCCCAGGGCGGGAAACGCGTCCGGCTGCCGCTCTCGAAGAGCCCACGCCCCAGGGATCCCACCCTCTTCATTCTTGACGCGGCCTCAACTATGTTCGTATCTCGTAGTAGTGCGCGGCCCTGCGCACAGGTTCGATAAGGGCGGGGAGTCTCCGGGGGGAGACATTCAATTGTTCGGGGGGATACATACATGCACATTCAAGACATGACATGGCCGACTTCCGCAGGTCCCGACGGGGCGACCGGCCGGGCGGCACCGCTGCGGGTCGACGCCCAGCGGAATCTGGAGCACGTCCTGCGGGCCGCTCGCGAGGTCTTCGGCGAACTGGGCTACGGCGCGCCCATGGAGGACGTGGCGCGGCGCGCCCGGGTCGGCGTCGGCACCGTCTACCGGCGCTTCCCCAGCAAGGACGTGCTGGTCAGGCGGATCGCCGAGGAGGAGACCGCGCGGCTGACCGAACAGGCGCGCACCGCGCTGGGCCAGGAGAACGACTCCTGGTCCGCGCTGGCCCGCTTCCTGCGCACCTCGGTCGCCTCCGGCGCCGGGCGGCTGCTGCCGCCGCAGGTGCTGCGAGTGCAGGGCAGCGCGCCGCACGACGCGGAGGGGGCAGGCGGAGGGAACCGGGTGCCGCAGCAGCGCGGCAGGTTCGCCGAGGCCGCGGAGGGCGCCCGTCCGGGCTCCGGCGACCACAGCGGCCGCGACGCCCTCACCGAGGCCGGGGCGGGCGGCAGCCGCGGCGCCAGGGTCGAGGACCAGGAGGGGGTGCGCACGCTGCTCGACGTCGTCGGCCAGCTGGTGGAAAGGGCGCGGGAGGCGGGCGAGTTGCGCGCCGACGTCTCGGTCGCCGACGTCCTGCTGGTCATCGCCACGGCGGCGCCGTCGCTGCCGGACGCGGCCCAGCAGGCGGCAGCCTCGGCCAGGTTGCTGGACATCCTGCTCGAAGGTCTGCGCTCGCGCCCCTCGGAGCGGCCCGTGGCGCACGACTGAGCGGCCGGCGGCGCGCGGCCCGTCCGGAGGAACGCATGGATTCGGCGAACGATCCTTCCACGGAAGGGTGGTTCCGCCGAAGTCCATGACGTCGGACCCCTCCGCTGTGCCAGGCTTGGCCCGTGGATGAGCCAAACGGGGAGTCCGGCGCCGCCCCCGCCGCAGGGGCCGGGCCGGAAGGCGGCGCCGAGCCGCCGTCCCGCAGGGTGCCAGGCCAGCGCGACCCGGTGCCGCGCCCGGAAACGGCGCATCCGGGCCGGCTGCGCCCCGACCCGTCGCGTGTCGATCCGGCACGCCCGCTGCCGTCGCCCGGCCCCGCGCCTGACGGTGTGCCGGACGCCGCGACGGACGCGCCCGCCGACGACGACCTGCTGGCCGCCGGGCACCCCGAGCCGGGCTCCGAGCTGTCGGACGAGGAGCTGGTCGACCAGGTCAGGGCAGGACGGGACGGCGCGTACGAGGAGATCTACCGTCGCCACGCCGAGGCCGTACGCCGCTACGCCCGTACCTGCTGCCGTGACGCGCACACCGCGGAGGACCTGACCGGCGAGGTCTTCGCCCGCACCCTGCAGGCGATCCGTGGCGGCAGCGGCCCGCAGTCCGCCGTCCGCGCCTACCTGCTGACCACGGTCCGGCGGGTCGCCGCGACCTGGGGCAGCACCGCCCGGCGGGAGCAACTGGTCGAGGACTTCGCGGTCTTCGCCGTCAGCGCGGCGGGCTCCGGCGCCCAGGCCGCGACCAGCGCGCCGGCCGCCGACGTGCGGGCC from Streptomyces sp. NBC_01198 includes these protein-coding regions:
- a CDS encoding NAD(P)/FAD-dependent oxidoreductase, giving the protein MTTESAAMAKASTPRILVVGGGYVGMYTALQLQRKLHLKRGEAEIVVVEPQPYMTYQPFLPEAAAGSISPRHVVVPLRRVLDRCRIVVGEVRSIDHDKRVASVVTPATEEEGGGATEIAYDQLVIAPGSVSRILPVPGLAEHGIGFKTVEEAIGLRNHVLEQLDIASSTRDADVREAALTFVFVGGGYAGVEALGELENMARYALRYYHNVRAEDMKWVLVEATGRILPEVGDELGRYAVRELRGRNVDIRLETRLESCEHRIAVLSDGSRLPTRTLVWTAGVKPAPLLAATGLPQNGSGRLVAEATLRVAGRDGVWAAGDAAAVPDLTADADGALCAPNAQHAVRQAKVLAGNVVAQLRGEPLTEYRHKHVGSVASLGLHEGVALLYGREFKGYPAWLVHRAYHLSRMPTANRKSKVLAEWILSGLFKREIVSLGSLEHPRAEFAQAAGSGGEPGLPRP
- a CDS encoding TetR/AcrR family transcriptional regulator, translating into MHIQDMTWPTSAGPDGATGRAAPLRVDAQRNLEHVLRAAREVFGELGYGAPMEDVARRARVGVGTVYRRFPSKDVLVRRIAEEETARLTEQARTALGQENDSWSALARFLRTSVASGAGRLLPPQVLRVQGSAPHDAEGAGGGNRVPQQRGRFAEAAEGARPGSGDHSGRDALTEAGAGGSRGARVEDQEGVRTLLDVVGQLVERAREAGELRADVSVADVLLVIATAAPSLPDAAQQAAASARLLDILLEGLRSRPSERPVAHD